In one window of Zingiber officinale cultivar Zhangliang chromosome 11A, Zo_v1.1, whole genome shotgun sequence DNA:
- the LOC122030923 gene encoding uncharacterized protein LOC122030923: protein MGKRGALRVRRVTFERDDFEAGLPEKGAISAKERSGDADGCCGGRTVVIFGLWAVLMYYVIRIAPNQSLDKDWYYVQKLFFLKGDDGFVMNQVLIAAWYILGLLPLAYGLLLVPTGRSSRYKVLVWPLLIASFFGGSYALLLYFLIWKPPPPDVTEEELNSRSVKFADSKITAAITTVAGLGLYVYGGIADGAVWIELYQYFQESWLVHVAILDIFIHSFLGLFWVYNDMRERGWIHKGAWLLPFTLIPLVGPSFYALLRPPLSALPVFTSSTSTKND from the exons ATGGGGAAGAGGGGGGCACTCCGCGTACGCCGAGTTACCTTCGAAAGGGACGATTTTGAGGCGGGTCTCCCAGAGAAGGGGGCGATTTCGGCGAAGGAGAGGAGTGGGGACGCCGATGGGTGTTGTGGTGGTCGGACGGTTGTGATCTTTGGGCTGTGGGCAGTGCTCATGTACTATGTCATCCGGATCGCCCCCAACCAGTCACTG GACAAAGATTGGTACTACGTTCAGAAACTATTTTTTCTGAAAGGAGATGATGGTTTTGTGATGAACCAAGTCCTAATAGCCGCATGGTATATTTTGGGTCTGTTGCCCCTTGCGTATGGCTTGTTGTTGGTTCCTACTGGAAGAAG TTCAAGATATAAAGTTCTTGTCTGGCCTTTACTAATTGCTTCCTTCTTCGGTGGTTCATATGCTCTACTTCTTTATTTCCTTATTTGGAAGCCTCCGCCACCAGATGTTACAGAAGAGGAGCTCAATAGTCGGTCTGTAAAGTTTGCGGATTCAAAGATTACTGCTGCA ATTACAACTGTTGCAGGTTTGGGTCTATATGTATATGGCGGTATAGCCGATGGAGCAGTGTGGATTGAGCTCTACCAATACTTCCAAGAAAGCTGGCTT GTTCATGTAGCAATCCTCGACATATTTATACACTCATTCCTCGGGCTATTCTGGGTGTATAATGACATGCGTGAAAGGGGATG GATTCACAAAGGCGCTTGGCTTTTGCCGTTCACACTGATTCCATTAGTCGGACCGTCATTTTACGCTCTTTTACGCCCTCCTCTGTCAGCGCTTCCCGTGTTTACCTCTTCCACCAGCACTAAGAATGACTAA